The following proteins come from a genomic window of Acinonyx jubatus isolate Ajub_Pintada_27869175 chromosome C1, VMU_Ajub_asm_v1.0, whole genome shotgun sequence:
- the TMEM51 gene encoding transmembrane protein 51, translated as MMAQSKANGSHYALTAIGLGMLVLGVIMAMWNLVPGFSAAEKPTAQGNNKTEIGSGILKSKTFSVAYVLVGAGVMLLLLSICLSIRDKRKQRQGEEMAHIQHQVGAEPHAPEEDSQEEEEEASSRYYVPSYEEVMNTDYSEAREPDQNPRMSISLPSYESLTGLDESSPTAARANAETGAGNPPDRQNSKLAKRLKPLKVRRIKSEKLHLKDFRINLPDKNAPAPSIEPLTPPPQYDEVHEKPSDARPPD; from the exons atgATGGCCCAGTCGAAGGCCAACGGCTCCCACTATGCGCTGACCGCCATCGGCCTGGGGATGCTGGTTCTCGGGGTCATCATGGCCATGTGGAACCTGGTGCCCGGGTTCAGCGCCGCCGAAAAGCCGACCGCCCAGGGGAACAACAAGACAGAGATCGGCAGCGGGATTCTCAAGAGTAAGACCTTCTCCGTGGCCTACGTGCTGGTCGGGGCTGGGGTGATGCTCCTGCTGCTCTCCATCTGCCTGAGCATCCGGGACAAGAGGAAGCAACGACAAGGCGAGGAGATGGCCCACATCCAGCACCAGGTGGGGGCCGAGCCACATGCCCCAGAGGAAGACAG ccaggaggaggaggaggaggcctccTCAAGGTACTATGTCCCCAGCTACGAGGAGGTGATGAACACAGACTACTCAGAGGCGAGGGAACCGGACCAGAACCCGAGGATGAGCATCTCTCTCCCCTCCTACGAGTCCTTGACGGGGCTCGACGAGTCGAGCCCCACGGCAGCCAGGGCCAACGCGGAGACCGGCGCAGGGAATCCCCCCGACAGGCAGAACTCCAAGCTGGCCAAGCGCCTGAAGCCGCTGAAAGTGCGAAGGATTAAATCCGAAAAGCTCCACCTCAAGGACTTCAGGATCAACCTCCCGGACAAAAacgcccctgccccctccatcgAGCCGTTGACTCCCCCGCCACAGTACGACGAAGTCCACGAGAAGCCTTCGGACGCCCGGCCACCTGACTGA